TCTTTCCAGAAATTAACGGGTCACGACCCGTCTGAAATCATCGGCAAGACGCCGCGGATTCTTCAAGGACCGGGTACTGATTCCAAGGTAATTGAGAGGCTTTCCGACGCGCTGAAGTCGGGCGGTAAATTTGAAGGTAAGGCAATCAACTACAAGAAAGATGGCACACCCTTCATCATGTACTGGCGTGTGTTGCCGATCGAAGTTGGCAAGCAAGTCATTGCCTGGGTTGCCATCCAGCGCGAGGGATCGATCATCTGAGAGGTCGTCTCGAAAAGAGCGCGGTGTGGATGATCAGCATCCGGGAGGCTTCCAAACGAGTGCGGTATATGGGTTGGAGCCTGTCATATGGAGCCCGTCCATATGTCAAAAGGAGGTCTTGGAGACTGACGATCTCACCGACCGCGATGATAGTCACTCGCATCGGCACCAGGGTTAAGTTGGTTACTGGAAATGATTAGAAAGTAAAGGTTCCATCATGCGTGTATTGATTGTCGGCGCCAGCAAGGGAATCGGGTTGGAAACGACCCGCCAAGCCCTTGATGTGGGTCATGATGTGCGCGCCTTCGCTCGATCCGCTACCGCAATTGCGATCTCAAATCCTAGCCTCGAGAAGATGCGGGGCGACGCGTTGAAAACCGAGAATGTAGAGACGGCTCTCGTCGGAGTGGACGTCGTTATCCAGACCCTATCCGTTGGATTAGGAGACTTGTTCCGGCCTGTGCACCTGTTCTCGGACGCGACTCGAGTGCTGATCCAGGAAATGAAAATCCAGGGTGTCAAACGTCTGATCTGTGTAACCGGTTTTGGAGCTGGCGATAGCCGCGCGAGCATCAGCTGCCTGCAGCGTCTGCCGTTTCAGATCGTCTTCGGCCGCGCTTATAACGATAAGAGTTTGCAAGAGCAACTGATCAAGGAAAGTGAACTTGATTGGACGATCGCAAGGCCTGGAGTTTTGACCAGTGGACCGCGGACCGGTCACTACCAAATTCTTTCCGAGGCA
The sequence above is a segment of the Pseudomonadota bacterium genome. Coding sequences within it:
- a CDS encoding PAS domain-containing protein; this encodes MAATFEKLMNGADGGLALLQVLAENSFDSVLITDASVEGKIIYANKSFQKLTGHDPSEIIGKTPRILQGPGTDSKVIERLSDALKSGGKFEGKAINYKKDGTPFIMYWRVLPIEVGKQVIAWVAIQREGSII
- a CDS encoding NAD(P)H-binding protein, whose amino-acid sequence is MRVLIVGASKGIGLETTRQALDVGHDVRAFARSATAIAISNPSLEKMRGDALKTENVETALVGVDVVIQTLSVGLGDLFRPVHLFSDATRVLIQEMKIQGVKRLICVTGFGAGDSRASISCLQRLPFQIVFGRAYNDKSLQEQLIKESELDWTIARPGVLTSGPRTGHYQILSEASQWRNGTISRADVAEFLVRQIGDQTYILKAPVLIN